One part of the Vidua macroura isolate BioBank_ID:100142 chromosome 14, ASM2450914v1, whole genome shotgun sequence genome encodes these proteins:
- the IRS4 gene encoding insulin receptor substrate 4 codes for MASGMNGSGGGGGGGGSEEEPGARHTGGGAAPQQEPGVLGAAAGEGEPAAGEGGRCPSPQPHHLLLLLRRSPSASLCTAPEAAPAPGRAVPSAGRGGQPPPAGRGAGEDVRKCGYLRKQKHGHKRYFVLRAESHLAPARLEYYDSEKKFKSSLRAAGAGGAAALCCPPPKRVIPLYQCFTVSRRADAKHKHIIALYTKDEYFAMLAENDAEQEAWYQAISELMNQSKRGFLEQEDHADQQVDEDDEHYGAALRPGTVFKEVWQVNVKPKGLGQTKNLTGVYRLCLSSKAIHLVKLNSEVPSVHLQLMNIRRCGHSENFFFIEVGRSASIGPGELWMQVDDSVVAQNMHETFLDTMKALKAFAEFRPRSKSQSSGGGSGTNPISFITTRRHLGNLPPSQTGLQRRSRTESVAGGTPPTTKSNNSYRFRTSSEGEGTMTRPFRSVTGSLIHLNTARMNLGRQEGSGRYVRAAFSSSYHTRSASLPVSHFPSTTSPISVSSSSGHGSASDMLTRPSSSSVCGSPSDGGFISSDEYGSSPGDFRYFRVRSNTPDSLGNTPPIREENCLSEYMSMNKQQGDDGSRDDYMEAEKCFRKRAYSLTKPTSVAVQQKTTQTTALLDEDSAGNHGRLLYSETPKLKDNHELEYSDTNLDSMCNQSRSKARDDGYMPMMPGVASSLSSTSDYLPMTPKSMSVPKQINNSWSPSQVDSRGYMMMFPKGSSSPVRSPLTGFASKGSNEKIVNNEYMDMSPGNSVPKHPSDSNYIHTTSLSKGFSSYFSLPRSFKALSGQNGDHSEYVPMSSPGKLFYGAPENVKGVSSETLANGISKLPTLKGSDEGLVQNRATRPTRLPLGTRGSNTIPRMYDRTVPPEPASPGEYINIDFNEKASNTPYSLSAEGSPSSLGSSSDHRQSPLSDYMSVDLDVQSPKAAKELSNSLTDISIYTSSSIPRNQRNPDYARLSFGAACVSTASNRTDDYTEMTFNMAATPPRPFATESDSAVKMDSPSSIVNRLCIVDRYAGSSNFSVPSSDPPIGPKVIRADPQGRRRHSSETFSSAGTVTTSSSFFTDSSKRHSSASFDNVWLKPDENISDGQENKMSRDTSTGFQNGLNYIALNLRDDPLSCEASTTAPACHLQNGTSGLDSGAYVSIDFSRSDGLKCNARKD; via the coding sequence ATGGCGAGCGGGATGAATGGctcgggcggcggcggcggcggcggcggcagcgagGAGGAGCCGGGCGCCCGGCACACGGGAGGCGGAGCCGCGCCCCAGCAGGAGCCCGGCGTGCtcggcgcggcggcgggcgaGGGGGAGCCGGCGGCGGGCGAGGGCGGGCGCTGCCCGTCCCCTCAGCCGCaccacctgctgctgctgctgcggcgCTCGCCCAGCGCCTCGCTGTGCACGGCGCCCGAGGCCGCccccgcgccgggccgggccgttCCCTCGGCGGGCCGCGGCGGGCAGCCCCCCCCGGCGGGCCGCGGCGCCGGCGAGGACGTGAGGAAATGCGGGTACCTGCGGAAGCAGAAGCACGGGCACAAGCGTTACTTCGTCCTCCGGGCCGAGAGCCACCTGGCCCCCGCCCGGCTGGAGTACTATGACAGCGAGAAGAAGTTCAAGAGCAGCCtgcgggcggcgggggctggcggggcggccgcgctgTGCTGCCCGCCGCCCAAGAGGGTCATCCCCTTGTACCAGTGCTTCACCGTGAGCCGCCGGGCCGACGCTAAGCACAAGCACATCATCGCCCTGTACACCAAGGACGAGTACTTCGCCATGCTGGCCGAGAACGATGCCGAGCAGGAGGCCTGGTACCAGGCCATCAGCGAGCTCATGAATCAGAGCAAGAGGGGcttcctggagcaggaggacCATGCCGATCAGCAGGTGGACGAAGATGATGAGCACTATGGGGCCGCCCTGAGGCCTGGCACCGTGTTCAAGGAGGTGTGGCAGGTCAACGTGAAGCCCAAAGGCTTGGGACAAACGAAAAACCTCACTGGAGTGTACAGGTTGTGCCTCTCCAGCAAGGCCATCCACCTTGTCAAGCTGAACTCGGAGGTGCCCTCTGTTCACTTGCAGCTTATGAACATTCGCCGCTGTGGACACTCAGAGAACTTCTTCTTCATTGAAGTGGGCAGATCTGCCTCTATTGGTCCTGGAGAGCTCTGGATGCAAGTGGATGATTCGGTTGTTGCCCAGAATATGCACGAGACTTTTCTGGATACCATGAAAGCTCTAAAGGCCTTTGCAGAGTTCAGGCCCCGAAGCAAGAGCCAGTCTTCTGGTGGTGGCAGCGGTACCAATCCCATATCCTTCATCACCACCAGAAGGCACTTGGGCAACCTACCCCCCAGCCAGACAGGCTTGCAGAGAAGATCTAGAACTGAGAGCGTTGCTGGAGGCACTCCTCCTACCACCAAAAGCAACAACTCCTATCGCTTCAGAACATCCAGTGAAGGAGAAGGAACCATGACTAGACCTTTTAGGTCAGTGACTGGGAGTCTGATCCACCTGAATACTGCAAGGATGAATTTGGGCCGGCAAGAAGGGAGTGGAAGGTACGTGAGAGCTGCTTTCAGCTCATCTTATCACACGAGGTCTGCTTCGCTGCctgtttctcattttccctCCACCACAAGTCCCATCAGTGTTTCTTCCAGCAGTGGCCATGGTTCTGCTTCGGACATGCTGACCAGGCCTTCTAGCTCATCTGTTTGTGGTTCCCCAAGTGATGGGGGATTCATCTCTTCTGATGAGtatggctccagccctggagatTTCAGGTACTTTAGGGTGAGGAGTAATACACCAGATTCCCTGGGAAACACACCACCTATCAGAGAGGAGAACTGTCTGAGTGAGTACATGTCCATGAATAAGCAACAGGGAGATGATGGCTCAAGAGATGATTATATGGAAGCTGAAAAATGCTTCAGGAAAAGAGCTTACTCTCTAACAAAGCCAACTTCTGTGGCAGTGCAGCAGAAGACAACACAAACTACAGCTTTGTTGGATGAAGATTCTGCAGGAAATCATGGACGATTACTTTACTCTGAAACACCAAAATTGAAAGATAACCATGAATTGGAGTACAGTGACACTAACCTTGATTCCATGTGTAACCAAAGCAGGAGTAAAGCCAGGGATGATGGGTACATGCCAATGATGCCAGGAGTTGCATCTTCTCTATCCAGCACCAGCGATTATTTGCCAATGACTCCTAAAAGCATGTCTGTTCCAAAACAGATTAACAATTCATGGTCACCATCTCAAGTTGACTCCCGAGGCTATATGATGATGTTTCCAAAGGGCAGCTCTTCACCTGTACGGAGTCCTTTAACTGGATTTGCTTCTAAAGGAAGTAATGAGAAGATCGTAAACAACGAGTATATGGATATGTCACCTGGCAATTCAGTTCCAAAACACCCCAGTGATTCAAATTATATTCATAccacttctctttccaaaggttttagttcatatttttctttgcccCGAAGCTTTAAGGCGTTATCAGGACAAAATGGTGACCACAGTGAATATGTTCCAATGTCTTCACCTGGAAAACTCTTTTATGGTGCACCAGAAAATGTAAAGGGAGTCAGCAGTGAGACTCTGGCTAATGGCATCTCTAAATTGCCGACGTTGAAAGGTTCGGATGAAGGACTTGTGCAGAACAGGGCTACCAGGCCCACACGACTGCCCCTAGGTACAAGAGGGAGTAATACCATCCCCAGAATGTATGATCGTACAGTTCCACCTGAGCCAGCGAGTCCTGGTGAATacataaatattgattttaatgaaaaggcGAGTAACACACCATATTCCTTATCTGCAGAAGGATCTCCATCATCTCTAGGCTCAAGTAGTGACCACAGACAGTCACCACTCTCTGATTACATGAGTGTTGACTTGGATGTGCAGTCACCAAAAGCAGCGAAGGAACTGTCGAACTCTCTAACAGATATTTCAATTTATACAAGTTCCAGTATTCCTAGAAACCAACGAAACCCTGACTATGCCAGGCTTTCATTTGGTGCTGCATGTGTTAGCACGGCAAGTAACAGGACTGATGACTATACTGAGATGACATTCAACATGGCAGCAACACCACCAAGGCCATTTGCCACTGAATCTGACAGTGCTGTAAAGATGGATAGTCCTTCTTCCATCGTTAATAGACTCTGCATTGTTGATCGATATGCAGGTAGCAGTAACTTCTCTGTCCCTAGCTCTGACCCTCCTATAGGACCGAAAGTGATTCGAGCTGACCCTCAAGGCAGGAGGAGACACAGTTCTGAAACGTTCTCTTCTGCTGGGACTGTGACGACCTCATCCTCTTTCTTTACTGACAGTAGCAAAagacacagctctgcctcaTTCGACAACGTTTGGTTAAAACCCgatgaaaacatttctgatggtcaggaaaacaaaatgtccaGGGATACCTCAACTGGATTTCAGAATGGCTTAAACTACATTGCTCTGAATTTACGTGATGACCCTCTAAGCTGTGAGGCGAGTACTACAGCGCCAGCTTGCCATCTCCAAAATGGTACTTCAGGTTTGGACAGTGGAGCTTATGTAAGCATAGATTTCAGCAGATCAGATGGGCTGAAGTGTAACGCGAGAAAAG